The following DNA comes from Candidatus Margulisiibacteriota bacterium.
AAGTGTTTTTGCAGATGTTATAGATAAAGTTAGGCAGGTATATCCAGAGGTAAAGATAGAAGTGCTAACTCCAGACTTTAAGGGCGATACAGTAGCAATAGATGCAGTTTTAGTTAAGAAACCTTATGTGTTTAACCATAATTTGGAAACAGTTCGCTCGGGTTTTCAGCAGATAAGGCCAGAAGGTAATTTTGATGTATCTTTAAAGCTTTTAGAGTATGCCAAGAAAAAGAATCCCAGTATTTTAGTTAAGACCGGAATCATGGTTGGAGTAGGGGAAACAAAGGAACAGGTTCTTGAATTAATTAAAACTGTTCAAGAAAAAGGGATTGATATTATGACAATTGGTCAATATCTAGCTCCTAGTAAGAAATCATTTGAAGTTAAAAGATATGTGGAATTAGAGGAGTACGAAGAGTATATTGCTTTAGGTAAAAGTATTGGTTTACAAATTATCGCTGGGCCCTTAGTCCGTAGCTCCTATATGGCGGATACTTATTCTGTTTCAAAATAAATGTAGTTTTGTTATAGTGTACTAAAGATGAAAAGAATAATCGCGCTTTTTTTAATTCTTTTAACCATTTCCTTTCCCCTATCATTGATAACGAAATCCGGAGAATTTTTTACAGGGCAGGTTCTTGAAGAAAACGACGAGTATATTACTTTGATGGGAGACTCTGGTGTTTTTGAGATCCTTAAAGAAGAAATTAAAGAAAAAATTATAACTTTTGATGAGGTAAGCATTGTTAGCGCAAGAGATTATGGAAACAAGAAAGGGCTTAGGTTTTCTTATGCTTCAGGGATAGGAGAACAAATCCCAGTGTTTGATACACATGAGTATGCAGACGGAAGCACGAAAGATGTGTTTATCAATCAGATTTCCGAGATAGGTTTGTTTTATTATTTAGACTTACCACAAAACTATAGCGTTGAATGTGGCGCAGGGGTTTTGGAGCGCATGGCAAATATTGCAGCGAAAGCAGATAAGAATAAATTTAATAGTACTTTTATTTCTTGTACTGTTCGGAGAATGTTGTTTAATTCGTTAAATGGTGGATATCATTTTAATATTGGGATGGGGATAAACAGGTATTCTAATAATAGGATGAAAGCATCAGGTGCGGAGATTAAATATAGAGATGCATTGGGATATCACGCTTTAGCTGAAATATGGTCAAATATGCCAAAGGTTTGGATTTTTGATGATTTAAATTTTGTGATGAGCCTTAGATGGACTTTTGGCGCAAGCTTTATTGCAGATGAAGCTGTTAGCCATACTGAGTGGCAGACTCTTGGCTTGAATGGTTTCCTTTTCAATACCTCTCTAGCTTTCTTGTTTTAATTTAATAAAACTGACGTAGCAAAAATATCTCCTTGACAAGACAACGTAAATAAATATAATTAATAGTA
Coding sequences within:
- the lipA gene encoding lipoyl synthase: MKLPAFLINEYRKKLYNTKSLPQDICTVCEEAKCPNRGECFSKGRVTFLLLGDTCTRNCGFCGIKKAKAGLPLPPDDAPKIIDTIKRFNIKYLVLTSVTRDDLPDGGASVFADVIDKVRQVYPEVKIEVLTPDFKGDTVAIDAVLVKKPYVFNHNLETVRSGFQQIRPEGNFDVSLKLLEYAKKKNPSILVKTGIMVGVGETKEQVLELIKTVQEKGIDIMTIGQYLAPSKKSFEVKRYVELEEYEEYIALGKSIGLQIIAGPLVRSSYMADTYSVSK